Part of the Streptomyces europaeiscabiei genome is shown below.
GGTCGAGCGCATCGCCGGCATCCTGGGCACCGACGGCCAGCGCCCCCCCGAGGTCGACGAACTCGTGAAGTCCCGCTCCGCCCTGCAGGGCCTCGACGAGCAGGGCGGCCGACGCGAGGGCGGACGGCGCGACCAGATGCGCGACACCGGCCAGTTCCCGCTGCCCGGCTTCGGCGGCGGACAGGGCGCGAACCCTGCGCTCGGCGACCCGCTGGTGCCCCCGCAACGCGCGGCCGCCTCCGCCGACAACGGCCCCGGCTTCGCGGCCGCGTACCGCGCGGTGTCGATGACCCCGCGCGCCGCGGAGCCCACGGCGCCCTATCTGACCCAGCAGCAGCCGCCGTTGGACATGCAGCCCACGCAGGCCATGCCCCGCATGGACGACGGCGCCGGCACGGGCACACGCTGGCCGGCCCCGTCCCCGCCGCCGGTCGGCGAGGCTCCCCCGTCGTCGTACGACCCGATGCAGGACACCTTCGCCGGACAGCCGTTGGGCGGGCAGACGTACCAGGGCCAGGCCTACCCGGGCCAGACCTACCAGGGCGAGACGTACAACACGGGCGCTTCCGAAACTTCCTACGGAACGGCTGAGACGAACGCCCCCTACGGCACGTACAACCCGAACGACACGTACAACAGCGGTCCCGCCACTGAAACGCTGCCCGGCTACGACGACTACAACCAGCCGGGCTCAGGCGAACCCTGGAACGCGCCTTCCGGAGGATATAAGTGAACGAGGCCCTTCCCGACGTCCCCGAAGTCCGAGTGGTGGGGCTCCCCCAGCTCACCTCGGGCTTCGACCTCGTCGAGAGACTCGACCTCCCCATGCACCTGAAGGTGCACGGTCCGCTCGAACCGATGGGCGGCGAGGCTCTCGCCCAGTTGTCCGAGCGGATCAACCTGAAGGGCAGGGGCGGCGCGGGCTTCCCGTTCCACAAGAAACTGCGGTCGGTCGCCGAGTCGGCGATCAAGCGCGGCATCCGGCCCGTCGTGGTCGTCAACGGCAGCGAGGACGAACCCGCCTGCCGCAAGGACACGGTCCTCATCAACCGTGCCCCGCACCTCATCCTGGACGGCGCCCTGCTGGTCGCCGAGGCCCTGGGTGCCCGTCAGCTCGTCATCGGGGTGACACGTGAATCCACCGAGCGATCGATGGAGGCGGCCCTCGCCGAGCGCGGGCTGAGCAACCGGCGCGGCGCGGCCATCCGCGCGAGCGTGCAGCGCAACCCGGTCCGCATGGTCACCGGCGCCGCCGGCTCGCTGATCCGCTCCATCGACGGCGGCCCGCCCATCCCGCCGGGCCGCAAGACCAGCGCGTCCAAGAGCGGTGTCGGCGGCGCGCCGACGCTGCTCTCCAACGCCGAGACCTTCGCCCAGCTCGCCATCGGCGCCCGCATCGGCTCCGAGCGGTACGGCAACACCGGCCTGTACGACGAGCCGGGCACCGTCATGCTCACCGTGTCCGGCGCGGTCGCCCGCCCGATGGTGATCGAGGCGCCCACCGGCGTGCCGCTGCGCTACATCCTGCAGCTCGCCGGCGCGCCGCCGGTCCCGCAGGGCGTGCTGACCGGCGGCTACCACGGCAAGTGGATCGACGCGGCGACGGTCAAC
Proteins encoded:
- a CDS encoding NADH-quinone oxidoreductase subunit NuoF family protein; this encodes MNEALPDVPEVRVVGLPQLTSGFDLVERLDLPMHLKVHGPLEPMGGEALAQLSERINLKGRGGAGFPFHKKLRSVAESAIKRGIRPVVVVNGSEDEPACRKDTVLINRAPHLILDGALLVAEALGARQLVIGVTRESTERSMEAALAERGLSNRRGAAIRASVQRNPVRMVTGAAGSLIRSIDGGPPIPPGRKTSASKSGVGGAPTLLSNAETFAQLAIGARIGSERYGNTGLYDEPGTVMLTVSGAVARPMVIEAPTGVPLRYILQLAGAPPVPQGVLTGGYHGKWIDAATVNEAVVSRNSLDAVGGALGAGAILPISQDTCPLGESLQVAKWLAEESAGQCGPCYLGLPAAARGMEDILNGGGPAALEALKQVAKNVKRRGACSHPDGSAMFLESTVKAFTDDLAAHVLGNGCGRPVEGVLPLFEGGRMPTGIPGGTAEEETGSRQKIFVDWTLCRGHGLCADILPEVFQLGADGFPTVAQAKVPQYAEAKALRAVRRCPALALRLEEDNRASAPSRNLPVLSQGRGRRALGSGR
- a CDS encoding cytochrome b/b6 domain-containing protein, whose translation is MNPRRSNSSLPQTGRSAYGIATAAALLLIPVSVLVGGDAYREFLDFGAGVLSLVSLTLSVLWGLVAQDRTLLTVRQRIIGQAVHRTTAIASVAFLVLHVTVKLALNHVSAIALFPFALGVTGTGALIGFGATAGSMMIFVAITGALRSNFASPAPVAARWRAMHMMAYPAWCFALVHGLYAGREAKPIFVILYSVGLVAVAAALLLRSAPRQVKREVVERIAGILGTDGQRPPEVDELVKSRSALQGLDEQGGRREGGRRDQMRDTGQFPLPGFGGGQGANPALGDPLVPPQRAAASADNGPGFAAAYRAVSMTPRAAEPTAPYLTQQQPPLDMQPTQAMPRMDDGAGTGTRWPAPSPPPVGEAPPSSYDPMQDTFAGQPLGGQTYQGQAYPGQTYQGETYNTGASETSYGTAETNAPYGTYNPNDTYNSGPATETLPGYDDYNQPGSGEPWNAPSGGYK